A single region of the Fusarium keratoplasticum isolate Fu6.1 chromosome 7, whole genome shotgun sequence genome encodes:
- a CDS encoding Zn(2)-C6 fungal-type domain-containing protein, with translation MSTGSSKRPPPDASRPTYPRKRAAQACGTCRRRRVKCDNEQPSCTSCSKLGVQCVYQEGDKSSFDPASLAILQRLDELESLVRVAIPETTTPQDVDHSPSGKAFRPQEGFSQRDSLSSQEPFINVEAVLEWPILRSFVDTQPLSLANILQAGSAETDVGWNRLLQAPDFDEDATSQLLQNFIDNFHIYNPVIELTHLQEDIRTSLYNGLGWDAPACISLLVFALGTIDCDHDDSVTTSMTSRNSKQFQQAESFFVAAQRRMGQLLCRSGPVEAQIFFLSGVYLMTTMRPFEAWRMFLQALACCQGFVSSSGVTQDKASELHDSIYWTAFKSELELRLEMSITENSAWNLRYPQFFPSPPRGLQSEGEAGWYFYLAEIALRRLSNRILAHSTNVASREASLAEKVSSIVEFEQQAQSWVDSLPASLKLDQPIDHDTQSARLRFILSGHLIDCYEMIYWPLVVDAVHGRFHDDAEATRLARKGLEVNVQRIKDNEPGFRRRHHGTWLMLRSCTRSAFVLVAAGRAGLHSLLPLGWKASINKVMDLLRFWKDEARDAKVRLELLEAFMSSAL, from the exons ATGTCAACAGGGTCATCCAAGCGACCTCCACCAGACGCCAGCCGTCCAACCTATCCTCGCAAGCGCGCTGCTCAGGCTTGTGGAACCTGTCGGAGGCGGCGTGTCAAGTGTGACAACGAGCAGCCATCATGCACTTCATGCTCCAAGCTAGGCGTCCAATGCGTGTATCAGGAGGGCGACAAGTCAAG TTTCGACCCTGCGAGCTTGGCGATCCTGCAGCGCCTCGATGAGCTAGAGAGTCTCGTTCGCGTCGCTATCCCCGAGACCACGACCCCTCAGGACGTTGACCATTCACCCTCAGGCAAAGCCTTTCGGCCCCAGGAAGGTTTCTCCCAGAGAGACTCACTGTCATCTCAGGAACCCTTTATCAATGTCGAAGCAGTTCTGGAGTGGCCAATACTACGTTCTTTCGTCGACACTCAGCCTCTCTCGCTCGCCAACATCCTCCAAGCGGGCTCTGCAGAGACTGATGTCGGTTGGAATCGCCTCTTGCAGGCTCcggactttgacgaggatgctACAAGCCAGTTGTTGCAAAACTTTATCGACAACTTTCACATCTACAATCCGGTGATCGAGCTTACCCATCTTCAAGAGGATATCCGAACGTCTCTGTATAATGGCCTCGGCTGGGACGCCCCGGCCTGCATTTCG CTATTGGTCTTTGCCCTTGGAACGATCGACTGCGACCACGATGACTCGGTGACAACGTCGATGACGTCGCGAAACTCGAAGCAATTCCAACAAGCAGAGTCCTTTTTCGTCGCAGCCCAGCGGCGCATGGGACAGCTACTATGCCGCAGCGGGCCAGTAGAGGCTCAAATATTCTTCCTCTCGGGCGTATATCTGATGACTACAATGAGACCGTTTGAGGCATGGAGGATGTTTCTTCAGGCTCTCGCCTGTTGCCAAGGATTCGTGTCTTCATCCGGCGTCACGCAAGACAAGGCATCTGAGTTACACGATAGCATCTACTGGACGGCCTTTAAGTCAGAGTT AGAACTGCGACTGGAGATGAGCATAACGGAGAACAGTGCTTGGAACTTGCGCTACCCTCAATTCTTCCCATCACCTCCAAGAGGTCTCCAATCTGAAGGCGAGGCAGGTTGGTACTTTTACCTGGCCGAGATTGCGCTGCGTCGTCTTAGCAATCGCATCTTGGCCCATTCAACCAACGTAGCATCGAGGGAGGCCAGTCTTGCCGAAAAGGTGTCAAGCATCGTCGAGTTTGAACAGCAAGCGCAGAGTTG GGTTGACTCGTTGCCTGCGAGCTTGAAGCTTGACCAACCGATCGATCACGATACCCAAAGCGCACGTCTACGATTCATTCTCAGCGGCCATCTTATAGACTGCTACGAGATGATATACTGGCCACTGGTAGTCGACGCAGTCCATGGGAGGTTTCACGATGATGCCGAAGCCACCAGGCTAGCTCGCAAGGGGCTGGAAGTAAATGTCCAGCGCATCAAGGACAATGAACCAGGGTTCCGTCGTCGCCACCACGGGACTTGGCTGATGTTACGTTCCTGCACGCGTAGTGCCTTTGTTTTGGTGGCTGCCGGTCGAGCAGGGCTTCATAGTCTGCTGCCTCTTGGATGGAAGGCTTCAATTAACAAGGTGATGGATCTTTTGCGATTCTGGAAGGATGAAGCCAGGGATGCAAAGGTccgccttgagcttcttgaagctTTCATGTCATCTGCCTTGTAA
- a CDS encoding Beta-glucosidase, producing the protein MGDISSFLSEDKSLFDVEQVLKELKTLEKIDLLAGLTPGVDFWHTKAVPRLNVPSIRMSDGPNGVRGTRFFNGVPAACFPCGTGLAATWNTDLLREAGHLMGTEARAKGAHVLLGPTVNMQRSPLGGRAFESFSEDPVLSGDCASAIINGIQSTGVVASIKHFVANDQEHERMAVDSLVTERALREIYALPFQIAVRDSNPGSFMTSYNKVNGVHVSENLNMIEKIVRKEWGWQGLVTSDWYGTYSTVESLEAGLDIEMPGPTRWRGQMLLHALMSRKIDIEVINERVRQVLKLVHRAVQTGIPENAPEQGRDIPETASLLRTIASEAIVLLKNENNALPFKKDKKVVVIGPNAKTAVYCGGGSATLRPYYAVPPLEGISKKAENLSYSIGCYSHKMLPLLGSQLRTGDGRSGVTFKAFTSPDTVKDRVPVDTLHLDTTDMYFADYYHPEITENLWWGEIEAVFEAEETGDFMFGLTVFGTARLYVDDELVVDNETTQRPGGTFFNVGTVEETGVRHLTAGQTYRIRVVFASGAASKLGDAEGVVSYGSGGLRIGGARVIDPEDEIAKAVELAKTADQVVLFVGLNSDFEQEGHDRPHMDLPGRTDELVSAVAGVNPKTVVVVQSGSPVTMPWADSVAAVVQAWYGGNETGNAIADILFGDVNPSGKLPLSFPIHVEDNPAFLNYRSEHGRVLYGEDIYVGYRFYETTKRPALWSFGSGLSYTSFDMLDLSIQKDQRDGRELLLVDVGVKNTGPVDGAQVVQVYVAARSSSVKRPVKELKGFSKVFVKAGETAIAKISIERKYAASIWDETRHQWVEEAGTYNVLVGDSSSSIQLKGHFEVSDTTWWSGL; encoded by the exons atggGAGACATTTCTAGCTTCTTGTCAGAGGATAAGTCGTTGTTCGACGTTGAACAAGTCTTGAAGGAGTTGAAAACGCTTGAAAAGATTGATCTACTAGCAG GTCTCACTCCAGGTGTCGACTTCTGGCACACCAAGGCGGTCCCTCGACTCAATGTTCCCTCGATCCGAATGTCAGATGGCCCCAATGGGGTCCGAGGTACTAGGTTCTTCAACGGTGTGCCCGCAGCCTGCTTCCCATGCGGTACCGGCCTTGCAGCGACTTGGAATACAGACCTTCTTCGCGAAGCCGGGCACCTAATGGGCACAGAGGCGAGGGCAAAAGGCGCCCACGTGCTGTTAGGTCCTACGGTCAATATGCAGCGGAGTCCTCTTGGCGGGCGAGCTTTCGAATCCTTCTCCGAGGACCCTGTCCTGTCCGGAGACTGCGCGTCAGCCATTATAAACGGCATACAGAGTACTGGAGTTGTGGCATCGATCAAGCACTTTGTGGCTAACGACCAGGAACATGAACGTATGGCTGTCGACTCGCTTGTCACGGAACGGGCTTTGCGAGAGATCTATGCTCTTCCCTTTCAGATCGCCGTGAGGGACTCGAATCCTGGGTCGTTTATGACATCTTATAACAAGGTCAATGGTGTGCACGTGAGTGAGAACCTGAACATGATCGAGAAGATTGTCCGAAAAGAATGGGGATGGCAGGGCCTGGTGACGAGCGATTG GTATGGGACATACTCAACAGTTGAATCCCTCGAGGCCGGACTGGACATTGAAATGCCGGGCCCAACCCGTTGGCGCGGACAGATGCTCCTCCACGCACTCATGTCCAGGAAGATTGACATTGAGGTCATCAACGAGCGAGTTAGGCAGGTCCTGAAGCTTGTACACCGAGCCGTGCAGACAGGTATTCCTGAAAATGCACCTGAGCAGGGTCGAGACATCCCAGAAACGGCGTCCCTTTTGAGAACGATTGCGAGCGAAGCCATCGTCCTTCTGAAGAATGAGAATAACGCACTTCCTTTCAAGAAGGATAAAAAG GTCGTTGTCATTGGCCCTAATGCCAAGACAGCTGTCTACTGTGGCGGCGGATCAGCTACTCTACGTCCATACTATGCCGTCCCCCCCTTGGAGGGCATTTCTAAAAAGGCCGAAAATCTCTCATATTCGATCGGTTGTTACTCCCACAAGATGTTGCCACTTCTCGGGTCACAACTTCGAACCGGCGATGGCCGAAGCGGCGTCACCTTTAAAGCCTTCACTTCCCCCGACACAGTCAAGGACCGAGTCCCCGTTGATACTTTACATCTGGATACCACGGACATGTACTTCGCCGACTACTATCACCCTGAAATTACCGAGAACCTCTGGTGGggagagattgaggctgttttcgaggctgaggagactGGTGACTTCATGTTTGGGCTCACTGTATTCGGAACGGCTAGGCTCTATGTCGACGATGAGCTTGTGGTCGATAATGAGACCACGCAACGCCCCGGAGGAACCTTCTTCAATGTTGGCACTGTTGAGGAGACCGGGGTAAGACACCTAACCGCTGGGCAAACATACAGGATCAGAGTTGTTTTTGCCAGCGGTGCCGCATCAaaacttggtgatgccgaggGTGTTGTTTCTTATGGTAGCGGCGGCCTAAGAATCGGAGGGGCCAGAGTGATTGATCCGGAAgacgagattgccaaggCTGTAGAGTTGGCCAAGACGGCTGATCAGGTCGTCTTGTTTGTTGGCCTCAACTCTGACTTTGAGCAAGAGGGCCATGACCGTCCTCACATGGACCTTCCCGGACGGACTGATGAGCTTGTGTCGGCGGTGGCAGGGGTCAATCCGAAGACAGTCGTGGTTGTTCAGTCCGGATCACCTGTTACCATGCCTTGGGCTGACTCGGTTGCCGCGGTAGTACAAGCGTGGTACGGCGGTAACGAGACCGGAAATGCCATTGCGGATATTCTATTTGGCGACGTCAACCCCTCAGGGAAGCTGCCACTGTCCTTTCCCATTCATGTCGAGGACAACCCGGCTTTCTTGAACTATCGCTCGGAGCATGGCCGGGTTCTTTACGGAGAGGATATTTACGTCGGTTACCGATTCTATGAGACAACTAAGCGACCTGCTCTGTGGTCATTTGGTTCTGGACTGTCATACACCTCTTTCGACATGCTGGATCTTTCCATTCAGAAAGATCAAAGGGATGGGcgcgagcttctccttgttgacGTTGGTGTGAAGAACACTGGTCCGGTTGATGGCGCCCAAGTGGTCCAGGTATACGTTGCCGCCCGGTCCTCGTCAGTCAAGCGTCCGgtgaaggagctcaaggggTTCTCAAAGGTCTTTGTCAAAGCTGGTGAAACAGCCATTGCCAAGATTTCTATCGAGAGGAAATATGCCGCGAGCATctgggacgagacgagacatcAAtgggtggaggaggcgggGACATATAATGTCCTAGTGGGAGATTCCAGCTCAAGCATTCAGCTGAAGGGCCATTTTGAGGTTTCGGATACAACCTGGTGGTCTGGCCTGTAA